A window of Scophthalmus maximus strain ysfricsl-2021 chromosome 10, ASM2237912v1, whole genome shotgun sequence contains these coding sequences:
- the gpatch11 gene encoding G patch domain-containing protein 11 — protein MSDEEEDYMSDAFLSQIQDVKPGVSMVRRVKEAMKKETQHVEKNIKNRQKTYKEQEKESREVALQSSISNENKGFALLQKMGYKAGQGLGRQGAGRVDPIPLNIKTDRGGIGMEEVKKRKAEEELEHYRQKVRAKQQNETRTLEDFRSRVRTEREERKIEGDLRRSQRACEQLDSQKSITIPREDWYWPKADVDEEEDSNEEEEEKEEEEEEIVELTSFDKLQILTSYLRGVHFYCIWCGTTYNDEEDLCSNCPGDTAADHE, from the exons ATGTCCGACGAGGAAGAGGACTATATGTCTGATGCTTTTCTCAGTCAAAT acaaGATGTGAAACCCGGAGTCAGCATGGTGAGGCGGGTAAAAGAAGCAATGAAGAAGGAGACGCAGCACGTGGAGAAGAACATCAAGAACCGCCAGAAGACTTACAAGGAGCAGGAAAAGGAAAGTCGAGAAGTGGCCTTACAGAGCTCCATCAGCAATGAGAATAAGGGATTTGCACTTCTGCAGAAAATGGGTTACAAAGCTGGTCAAGGCCTTGGGAGGCAGG GAGCAGGCAGGGTTGATCCAATTCCTCTAAACATCAAAACAG ACCGAGGTGGCATTGGAATGGAAgaggtgaagaaaagaaaagctgaggAAGAACTTGAACATTATCGACAGAAAGTACGAGCCAAACAACAGAATGAGACCAGAACTCTGGAAGATTTTAG GTCAAGAGtaaggacggagagagaggagcgtaAGATTGAGGGAGATCTCAGAAGGAGTCAGCGAGCCTGTGAGCAGCTTGACAGTCAGAAG agcATCACTATTCCCAGAGAAGACTGGTACTGGCCGAAAGCAGACgttgatgaagaggaagatagtaatgaggaggaggaggagaaggaagaggaggaagaggagattgTGGAATTAACA TCTTTTGACAAACTGCAAATCTTGACATCCTATTTGAGAGGAGTCCATTTTTACTGCATATGGTGTGGGACCACTTATAATG ATGAAGAGGACTTGTGTTCTAATTGTCCCGGGGATACAGCAG